The nucleotide sequence GGTTGTTCCTGCCACTCGACGGGCAGACCCTGCTCGTTGAGGGTCAGGCGGCCTCCCGGCTGTCCCTCGAGGTCGTACACGGCCTTGCCGTCGGTAGAAAAGGCGGTTTTACCAAACTGTTTGCCAAATACCGCCGCGTACCTGCCGTTGAGCAGGTCGGCCAGGTGCACGAGGTTGAAGGGAACCGGCACGCCAACCTGCAGCAGGGGCTTGGTTGCTCCCTGATAAAAGTAGGCCTTGTTTTCGCTGGGGCTGTAAACAAGAAAATGCTGGCCGTCCTCAAGAATTTTGGCAACCGTGGTGCCCACGCCGGCCATGACGTCAAGGCGCAGCTGGCGCTGGCTGTTGCCCCAGAACAGCGCAGTGACGCGGCGCGTGTCGCCCTCAGTGCCAAAGCGCAGGCTCATCTGCAGGCGGTAGGGATCGGCTTTTTCAACAGCGCCTATGGCGGCGAATTTTTGCCAGCGTTGTTCGAGCGCCACGCGGTTTTCAGGCGTGGTTTCCAGCACAGGCTGACGGGCGCATGCGCAAAGCAGCGCCAGGCAGCAGAAAATAACGAGTTTTTTCATAGGTGTGAAAGCCGCTGCCGCAATGCTTCCGCATTGTCGGGTTTGAGTTCCATGGCCTTTTGATAGGCGGCGCGGGCTTCGTCCTTAAGACCGGCACGCGCGGCGATATCGCCATAATGCTCCCATATGGAGGCATCCGTATGCTCGTCCAGCGTAACGGCGCGGCGGATTTCCTTCAGAGCGTCGTCAATTTTTCCGGCCTTGAAATAGGCCCAGGCCAGAGAATCCACAATGTAGGACTGGTTGGGCGCAATTTCGTCCGCCCGGACAAGCAGCGTCAGGGCGCGGTCAAGATCGCGGTTTTCCTCGGCAAGGGTGTAGCCCACGTAGTTGAGGGCCTGATAGTTGTCGGGGTGTTTGGTTATGAGCTGCTCCATGGTCTTGAGGGCGGCTTTTTTGTCGCCGGTCTCATCCTGCAGGGAGCCAAGCAAAAAAGATACATCGGCATTGTCGGGCCAGCGTTTTGCTGCGTCCAGGGCAACCTGCAGGGCCTGCGTCATCTGCTTTTGCCGCGCCAGCAGCCGCACTTCAACTTCCACCAGCTCGGAGGAGTCCGGGTTGGTGCTTATGGCCTTGCGTACAGCGGCGAGCGCCTCGGCGTCGCGCCCGGCCTCGGCCAGCAGCTGCGTGCGCAGCAGCTCGCCGCGTACAGCCGCCTTGCTGGACGGAGGTATTTTGTCCAGCCACGAAAAAGCCAGGTCAAGGTCGCGGCGCTGGTCGTAGGCCAGCTCGGCCAGCAGCAGATAAACGTCCAAAGGCGCGTCGCCCTGGGCCACAATCTGTTTGAGCAGGCTCTCCGCCTGCAGAAAGTGGCGCGAATCCATAAACATGCTGGCGACAGTGAGCCTGAAGGGCGTGCTGTCCGGCCCCTGC is from Desulfovibrio desulfuricans and encodes:
- a CDS encoding outer membrane lipoprotein LolB; amino-acid sequence: MKKLVIFCCLALLCACARQPVLETTPENRVALEQRWQKFAAIGAVEKADPYRLQMSLRFGTEGDTRRVTALFWGNSQRQLRLDVMAGVGTTVAKILEDGQHFLVYSPSENKAYFYQGATKPLLQVGVPVPFNLVHLADLLNGRYAAVFGKQFGKTAFSTDGKAVYDLEGQPGGRLTLNEQGLPVEWQEQPNGKGWSMEIQYSDDAVPLPRRLNLAHSNGKRAIVLIKEREKPSQPFTKEQMALPLPEDAPLLPLAKFKQQQ